Proteins found in one Sphingobium sp. V4 genomic segment:
- a CDS encoding DNA-3-methyladenine glycosylase encodes MVMTADQLRTSLDAIAALEPGFVAAIARVGYPQPRVRQPGYETLLRTIVGQQVSVAAAAAVWRKLEAELGDGCAPQELLARDFDALRACGLSRQKQGYARSLAELVLSGALDLHALPQDDEEAIAQLVRIKGIGRWSAEIYLLFAEGRPDIWPAGDLAVQIEVGRILGLPERPSEKLTRQVAEAWRPHRGAAAIMAWHHYNTEVL; translated from the coding sequence ATGGTCATGACCGCAGATCAGCTCCGCACCAGCCTGGACGCGATCGCCGCGCTGGAGCCGGGATTCGTCGCCGCGATCGCGCGGGTGGGCTACCCCCAGCCGCGCGTCCGCCAGCCAGGTTATGAAACGCTGCTGCGTACCATCGTCGGCCAGCAGGTCAGCGTGGCGGCGGCGGCGGCGGTGTGGCGCAAGCTGGAGGCGGAACTGGGCGATGGCTGCGCCCCGCAAGAGCTGCTGGCGCGCGATTTCGATGCGCTGCGGGCGTGTGGCCTGTCACGGCAGAAGCAGGGCTATGCCCGGAGCCTCGCCGAACTGGTGCTGTCGGGCGCGCTCGACCTGCACGCGCTGCCGCAGGATGACGAGGAGGCGATCGCGCAGTTGGTGCGGATCAAGGGGATCGGGCGCTGGTCGGCGGAAATCTACCTGCTGTTCGCCGAAGGACGGCCCGACATATGGCCGGCGGGCGACCTGGCAGTGCAGATCGAGGTGGGGCGCATATTGGGCCTGCCCGAACGGCCGAGCGAAAAACTGACTCGCCAGGTCGCCGAAGCCTGGCGCCCGCATCGCGGCGCCGCCGCGATCATGGCCTGGCACCATTATAATACCGAGGTTCTGTAA
- a CDS encoding 2Fe-2S iron-sulfur cluster-binding protein, with amino-acid sequence MPKLIVVNRAGEEQAVDGDNGLSVMEVIRDNGFDELLALCGGCCSCATCHIYVDPAFADALPAMTEDENDLLDSSDHRNDSSRLSCQLVLSDALDGLRVTIAPED; translated from the coding sequence ATGCCGAAACTGATCGTGGTCAACCGTGCGGGTGAGGAACAGGCTGTCGATGGCGACAATGGCCTGTCGGTGATGGAAGTCATCCGCGACAACGGCTTTGACGAACTGCTGGCCCTGTGCGGCGGCTGCTGCTCCTGCGCGACCTGCCACATCTATGTCGACCCCGCCTTCGCCGACGCGCTGCCCGCGATGACGGAGGACGAGAACGACCTGCTCGACAGCTCAGACCATCGCAACGACAGCAGCCGCCTGTCCTGCCAGCTGGTGCTGAGCGACGCGCTGGACGGTCTGCGCGTCACCATCGCGCCGGAAGACTGA
- the rlmB gene encoding 23S rRNA (guanosine(2251)-2'-O)-methyltransferase RlmB, whose product MKKGHRSAKPKGAFPRFYGRHAVIAALANPNRTVRKIWGTREALNQLDLPPVLPIVYSDVADMGRMVPSDAPHQGIVAEVEPLDDVWLGEILEEGQDDKRPILVLDQVTDPHNVGAILRSAAAFDALCIVTQDRHAPPESGVLARAASGALEIVPWVRVVNLARALDEIAEAGYWRIGLDGDSDTHLSEAIGESRVALVLGAEGEGLRHNSMAHCDIIAKLPISPRMESLNVSNAAAIALYAATNR is encoded by the coding sequence ATGAAAAAAGGTCATCGCTCCGCCAAGCCCAAGGGCGCCTTCCCGCGCTTCTATGGACGCCACGCCGTCATCGCGGCGCTCGCCAACCCGAACCGCACCGTGCGCAAGATCTGGGGGACGCGCGAGGCGCTGAACCAGCTCGATCTGCCGCCGGTGCTGCCGATCGTCTATTCCGACGTCGCCGACATGGGGCGGATGGTGCCGTCCGACGCGCCGCATCAGGGTATCGTCGCCGAAGTCGAGCCGCTGGACGATGTCTGGCTGGGCGAAATCCTGGAAGAAGGACAGGATGACAAGCGACCGATCCTGGTGCTGGACCAGGTGACGGACCCGCATAATGTCGGCGCGATCCTGCGCTCCGCCGCCGCGTTCGACGCGCTCTGCATCGTGACTCAGGACCGGCACGCGCCGCCCGAATCGGGCGTCCTGGCGCGCGCGGCGTCCGGCGCGCTGGAAATCGTGCCCTGGGTCCGCGTCGTGAACCTCGCTCGCGCGCTCGATGAGATCGCCGAAGCGGGTTACTGGCGAATCGGGCTGGATGGCGATTCGGACACGCATCTGAGCGAAGCGATCGGTGAATCGCGCGTGGCGCTGGTGCTGGGAGCCGAGGGCGAAGGGCTGCGCCACAACAGCATGGCGCATTGCGACATTATCGCTAAGCTGCCGATCAGCCCGCGCATGGAGAGCCTGAACGTCTCGAACGCCGCGGCCATCGCCCTCTACGCCGCGACCAACCGGTAA
- a CDS encoding glycoside hydrolase family 3 N-terminal domain-containing protein, translating to MTLDRRDLLIRTLGGAFALGLPRRALAQTDVERVDALISKMTIEEKAGQMTCLADSFRPFNPPNPQAGIQDEKRLAEEIRKGRVGCLFNGIGVAGARRAQDIAVRDSRLGIPLLFAGDVIHGLKTIFPVPLAEASSFDPDLCQRTARAMAVEATAAGLHLTFAPMVDVARDQRWGRVVEGAGEDVTLTGLLSAARIRGFQGRDLRRDDSLLACPKHFAAYGAVAAGLEYGNVDISEETLRETHLPPFGQAFAAGALTTMAAFNEINGVPATADGELLTDILRGEMQFRGFVFSDYTADEELVAHGFAEDARDAARLAVLAGVDMSMQSGLFIRYLPELVKSGAVPMGTVDVAVRRILYVKAAIGLFDNPYRSLNAEAEQTRIYTAAHRGLAREAAARSVVLLKNAGVLPIDPAKGQSIALIGPFAEDTANLYGPWAFYGDPGKGVDIATGLRAALPDAAKLSVTRGSDISGAIDGGIAQAVTAAKAADIVLLAIGESQAMSGEAQSRTVIDIPAAQQALADAVVATGKPVVILLRHGRALALHGGVADAQAILATWFLGSEAGHAIADILLGRVDPSGKLPVSFPWESGQEPFFYDRKSTGRPVVDDRTEYKARYTTTDNSARFPFGHGLSYTDFALDRLKLSDSALRWDSAIEITVRVTNAGGRKGSEVVQLYIRDRVASRTRPIRELKRMARVTLAPGDSRIVRFSLSRTDLEFVGARNRRIAEPGLFDLWVGSSSVGGLHAQFTLYADMPAPSPAGG from the coding sequence ATGACCCTTGACCGTCGCGACCTTCTGATCCGCACGCTCGGCGGCGCCTTCGCGCTTGGCCTGCCGCGCCGCGCGCTGGCGCAGACCGATGTCGAGCGGGTCGACGCCCTCATCTCCAAGATGACGATCGAGGAGAAGGCCGGGCAGATGACCTGCCTTGCCGACTCGTTCCGCCCCTTCAACCCGCCCAACCCCCAGGCCGGCATCCAGGACGAAAAACGGCTGGCCGAGGAAATCCGCAAGGGCCGGGTCGGGTGCCTGTTCAACGGCATCGGCGTCGCCGGCGCGCGACGGGCGCAGGACATCGCGGTCAGGGACAGCCGCCTCGGCATCCCCCTGCTGTTCGCCGGGGACGTAATCCATGGCCTCAAGACCATCTTTCCCGTGCCGCTCGCCGAAGCCTCCAGCTTCGATCCCGACCTGTGCCAACGCACCGCGCGCGCCATGGCCGTGGAAGCCACTGCCGCCGGCCTTCATCTCACCTTCGCGCCGATGGTGGATGTCGCCCGCGACCAGCGCTGGGGCCGCGTGGTCGAAGGGGCGGGCGAGGATGTGACCCTCACTGGCCTGCTCTCGGCCGCCCGCATCCGCGGCTTCCAGGGCCGCGACTTGCGCCGCGATGATTCGCTGCTCGCCTGCCCCAAGCATTTTGCCGCCTATGGCGCGGTCGCCGCCGGGCTCGAATATGGCAATGTCGACATCAGCGAGGAGACGCTGCGCGAAACCCATCTGCCCCCCTTCGGACAGGCTTTCGCCGCCGGCGCGCTGACCACCATGGCCGCCTTCAACGAGATCAACGGCGTGCCCGCCACCGCCGACGGCGAACTGCTCACCGACATATTGCGCGGCGAGATGCAGTTTCGCGGCTTCGTCTTTTCCGACTACACCGCCGACGAGGAACTGGTCGCCCACGGCTTTGCGGAGGATGCGCGCGATGCCGCCCGCCTCGCCGTCCTCGCCGGGGTCGATATGTCGATGCAGAGCGGCCTCTTCATCCGCTACCTCCCCGAACTGGTGAAGAGCGGCGCGGTGCCGATGGGCACGGTCGACGTCGCCGTACGCCGCATTCTCTATGTAAAGGCCGCGATCGGGCTGTTCGACAATCCCTATCGCTCGCTCAACGCGGAAGCGGAACAGACGCGCATCTACACAGCGGCCCACCGCGGCCTGGCGCGCGAGGCGGCCGCGCGCTCGGTCGTGCTGCTCAAGAATGCGGGCGTCCTGCCGATCGACCCGGCCAAGGGGCAGAGCATCGCCCTGATCGGGCCGTTCGCGGAGGACACGGCCAATCTCTACGGCCCCTGGGCCTTTTACGGCGATCCGGGCAAGGGCGTCGACATCGCCACCGGCCTGCGCGCGGCGCTGCCGGATGCCGCGAAACTCAGCGTCACGCGCGGCAGCGACATCAGCGGCGCGATCGACGGCGGCATCGCGCAGGCGGTGACGGCGGCGAAGGCGGCAGACATCGTCCTGCTCGCCATCGGTGAATCGCAAGCCATGTCGGGCGAGGCCCAGTCGCGCACCGTCATCGACATTCCCGCCGCACAGCAGGCCCTGGCGGACGCGGTGGTCGCCACCGGCAAGCCCGTCGTCATCCTCCTGCGCCATGGCCGCGCCCTGGCCCTGCATGGCGGCGTCGCCGACGCGCAGGCGATCCTCGCTACCTGGTTCCTGGGGAGCGAGGCCGGCCACGCCATCGCCGACATCCTGCTCGGCAGGGTCGATCCGTCGGGCAAGCTGCCCGTCAGCTTCCCTTGGGAAAGCGGGCAGGAGCCATTCTTCTACGATCGCAAGTCCACCGGCCGTCCGGTGGTGGACGATCGCACCGAATATAAGGCGCGCTACACCACCACCGACAACAGCGCCCGCTTCCCCTTCGGCCACGGCCTCAGCTACACCGATTTCGCGCTCGACCGGCTGAAGCTGTCGGACAGCGCGCTGCGCTGGGATTCTGCGATCGAGATTACCGTGCGCGTCACCAATGCGGGCGGGCGCAAGGGCAGCGAAGTCGTCCAGCTCTATATTCGCGACCGCGTCGCCAGCCGCACGCGTCCGATTCGCGAACTCAAGCGCATGGCGCGCGTCACCCTGGCACCGGGCGACAGCCGGATCGTCCGCTTCTCCCTGTCGCGCACCGATCTCGAATTTGTCGGCGCCCGCAACCGCCGGATCGCGGAGCCGGGCCTGTTCGACCTGTGGGTGGGATCATCGTCGGTCGGCGGCCTGCACGCGCAGTTCACCCTTTATGCCGACATGCCCGCGCCGTCACCCGCAGGCGGCTGA
- a CDS encoding murein L,D-transpeptidase catalytic domain family protein: MDRRNFTKFALSGLAFSFLPDSMGRAALPIAPEPVSPAPVPATPRPAPQKPYAALLERARAALDRHAHHFALRDRVAIVDFDAPSKDMRMHIVDLISGQANSYLVSHGRGSDPGHSGWLHSFSNEFDSLASSSGAFRTGEMYVGQHGRSMRLLGLDPQNSNAEARAIVVHGADYVSEDHVAAWGKCGRSEGCFAVAPHIVPQVLGLLGPGRMLYADKLGKG, from the coding sequence ATGGATCGCCGTAATTTCACGAAGTTCGCTTTGAGCGGACTCGCCTTTTCGTTTCTGCCCGACAGCATGGGCCGCGCCGCGCTGCCCATCGCTCCCGAACCCGTAAGCCCCGCGCCGGTTCCCGCTACGCCGCGCCCGGCGCCGCAAAAACCCTATGCGGCGCTGCTGGAACGGGCCAGGGCGGCGCTGGACCGTCATGCCCATCATTTCGCGCTGCGCGACCGGGTGGCGATCGTCGACTTCGACGCGCCGTCGAAGGACATGCGGATGCATATCGTCGACCTTATCAGCGGCCAGGCCAACAGCTATCTGGTGTCCCATGGCCGCGGGTCCGACCCCGGCCATTCGGGATGGCTGCACAGCTTTTCCAACGAGTTCGATTCGCTCGCCAGCAGTTCCGGCGCTTTCCGGACGGGCGAGATGTATGTCGGCCAGCATGGCCGGTCGATGCGCCTGCTGGGCCTCGACCCGCAGAACAGCAATGCCGAGGCACGCGCCATCGTCGTCCATGGCGCCGATTATGTGAGCGAGGACCATGTCGCCGCCTGGGGCAAGTGCGGCCGGTCCGAAGGCTGTTTCGCGGTCGCCCCGCATATCGTGCCGCAGGTGCTGGGGCTGCTGGGTCCGGGGCGGATGCTCTATGCGGACAAGCTCGGCAAGGGCTGA
- a CDS encoding L,D-transpeptidase family protein yields MNRPKMIRFPLLALAGLSHVAAFAQTPPPAVAPTLPPATVQPLPAPPPPVPIPALSPAQEVWANDWLKNGAAQGLMARQKASGPLKGDALVGALLDRAKALSTGRVDTADFLNIWALRPAAFDPRPALAKAVAEDRLQQWAAGLTPPWAGYETLRKGLTRYEAIRDKGGWPTLTATSAPDVVRARIALEDPAVTRDEPLVDVIQRAQRRYGLEPTGQLGARTLAALNVGVDERIAAIMANMERWRWMPRSLPVNRVQVNIAAAVLTVFEGDQPVSSMRAVTGSPDNATPMLSSSIHSIVVNPPWNVPMSIAKRELFPKGRATLIRQGYKIVKTPEGGERIVQPAGPNSALGRLKFDFNNSFAVYLHDTPSRGKFSSYDRLASHGCIRLEKPVALAEQMVAADPNLNGQIQALIDEGKTQRVSLPQEVAVYLLYWTAFASPNGTVSFRADPYGWDRLLAQKIEASSRRADPTAAPSPTTIASKD; encoded by the coding sequence ATGAACCGTCCCAAGATGATCCGTTTCCCGCTGCTGGCCCTTGCCGGGCTGAGCCATGTCGCCGCCTTCGCACAGACGCCACCCCCGGCGGTCGCGCCCACATTGCCTCCTGCCACCGTCCAGCCGCTGCCCGCCCCGCCGCCGCCGGTGCCGATCCCGGCGCTCTCCCCGGCGCAGGAGGTCTGGGCGAACGACTGGCTGAAGAATGGCGCGGCGCAGGGTCTGATGGCGCGGCAGAAGGCGAGCGGGCCATTGAAGGGCGATGCGCTGGTCGGCGCGCTGCTCGACCGGGCCAAGGCGCTGTCGACCGGCCGGGTCGATACCGCCGATTTCCTGAATATCTGGGCGCTGCGCCCGGCCGCCTTCGACCCGCGCCCTGCGCTGGCCAAGGCGGTGGCGGAAGATCGGCTGCAACAATGGGCCGCAGGCCTGACCCCGCCCTGGGCCGGCTATGAAACGCTGCGCAAGGGCCTGACCCGATATGAGGCGATCCGCGACAAGGGCGGCTGGCCGACGCTGACCGCCACATCCGCCCCCGATGTGGTGCGGGCGCGGATCGCGCTGGAAGACCCCGCCGTCACGCGCGACGAGCCGCTGGTCGACGTGATCCAGCGCGCCCAGCGCCGCTACGGTCTGGAACCGACGGGCCAGCTGGGCGCGCGCACGCTGGCCGCGCTCAATGTCGGCGTGGACGAGCGCATCGCCGCGATCATGGCGAACATGGAGCGGTGGCGCTGGATGCCGCGCAGCCTGCCGGTCAACCGGGTGCAGGTGAACATCGCCGCCGCCGTGCTGACCGTGTTCGAGGGCGACCAGCCGGTCAGTTCGATGCGCGCCGTGACCGGCAGCCCCGACAATGCGACGCCGATGCTGTCTTCCAGCATCCATTCCATCGTGGTCAACCCGCCCTGGAACGTCCCGATGTCGATCGCCAAGCGGGAACTGTTCCCCAAGGGCCGCGCGACGCTGATCCGCCAGGGCTACAAGATCGTCAAGACGCCCGAGGGCGGCGAGCGCATCGTCCAGCCCGCCGGGCCGAACAGCGCGCTGGGGCGGCTGAAGTTCGACTTCAACAACAGCTTTGCCGTCTATCTGCACGACACCCCGTCGCGCGGGAAATTCTCCAGCTATGACCGGCTCGCCAGCCATGGCTGCATCCGGCTGGAAAAGCCGGTCGCGCTCGCCGAGCAGATGGTCGCGGCCGACCCCAACCTCAACGGCCAGATCCAGGCGCTGATCGACGAGGGCAAGACCCAGCGCGTGTCGCTACCGCAGGAGGTGGCGGTCTACCTGCTCTACTGGACCGCCTTCGCCAGCCCCAACGGCACGGTCAGCTTCCGCGCCGATCCCTATGGCTGGGACAGGCTGCTCGCGCAGAAGATCGAGGCGTCGAGCCGTCGCGCCGACCCAACCGCCGCCCCATCCCCCACCACCATCGCATCGAAGGACTGA
- a CDS encoding histone deacetylase has translation MLHVVHHPAYVSPATPGSRFRFDKYGLVMEALRESGASCHVHEPQPMPRDWIEAVHDPAYVNEVLTLSVPPEKTRRIGFPVTERVMRRSILSPGGTWAAAKLAIRHGYAANAAGGSHHALADTGAGYCVFNDLAIAANRLVAEGDAARILILDLDVHQGDGTASLLAGRSDIFTLSVHAEKNFPVRKARSTLDIGLEDGTGDSAYLALLADIVPRVLDDFAPDLILYQAGVDPHEEDRLGRLALTDAGLDARDRYVVRQARERDVPLASTLGGGYGEDRMRVARRHADSMIRMAEEAVSAAYRQA, from the coding sequence ATGCTGCACGTTGTTCACCATCCCGCCTATGTCTCGCCTGCAACACCCGGCAGCCGCTTTCGTTTCGACAAATATGGGCTGGTGATGGAAGCGCTGCGGGAAAGCGGCGCCTCCTGCCATGTCCATGAACCGCAACCGATGCCGCGCGACTGGATCGAAGCGGTGCATGATCCGGCCTATGTCAATGAAGTGCTGACCCTGTCGGTCCCGCCGGAAAAAACGCGGCGGATCGGCTTTCCGGTGACGGAGCGGGTGATGCGCCGGTCGATCCTGTCGCCGGGCGGCACCTGGGCGGCGGCCAAGCTGGCGATCCGCCATGGCTATGCCGCCAATGCGGCGGGCGGCAGCCATCATGCGCTGGCCGATACCGGCGCGGGCTATTGCGTGTTCAACGATCTCGCTATCGCCGCCAACCGGCTGGTGGCGGAAGGGGATGCCGCCCGCATCCTCATCCTCGACCTCGACGTGCATCAGGGCGACGGCACGGCGTCGCTGCTGGCGGGACGCAGCGACATCTTCACCCTGTCGGTCCACGCCGAAAAGAATTTCCCGGTGCGAAAGGCCCGTTCGACGCTCGACATCGGGCTGGAGGACGGGACCGGGGATTCCGCCTATCTGGCGCTGCTCGCCGACATCGTGCCGCGCGTGCTGGATGATTTCGCGCCGGACCTCATCCTCTACCAGGCGGGGGTCGACCCGCATGAGGAGGATCGGCTGGGCCGGCTGGCGCTGACCGATGCCGGGCTGGACGCCCGCGACCGCTATGTGGTGCGGCAGGCGCGGGAACGGGACGTGCCGCTCGCCAGCACGCTGGGCGGCGGCTATGGCGAGGACCGGATGCGGGTCGCCCGCCGCCATGCCGACAGCATGATCCGAATGGCCGAGGAAGCGGTCAGCGCGGCGTATCGCCAGGCCTGA
- a CDS encoding phosphoribosyl-ATP diphosphatase translates to MRDTLHNLEQTIRQRRSADPSASYVAKLTARGRAKIAQKVGEEAVETVIAAMADDREGAIGESADLIFHLMLLLADLDVPFDAVLDELDRREGVSGIAEKAARPTD, encoded by the coding sequence ATGCGCGACACGCTGCACAATCTGGAGCAGACCATCCGCCAGCGGCGGAGCGCAGACCCGTCGGCCTCCTATGTCGCCAAGCTGACCGCCCGGGGCCGCGCCAAGATCGCGCAGAAGGTCGGCGAGGAAGCGGTCGAGACGGTGATCGCCGCCATGGCCGACGACCGGGAGGGCGCGATCGGCGAAAGCGCCGACCTGATCTTTCACCTGATGCTGCTGCTGGCCGACCTCGACGTGCCGTTCGACGCGGTGCTGGACGAACTGGACCGGCGCGAAGGCGTGTCGGGCATCGCCGAAAAGGCGGCGCGCCCGACGGACTGA
- the hisF gene encoding imidazole glycerol phosphate synthase subunit HisF codes for MTVRTRVIPCLDVANGRVVKGVNFVDLKDAGDPVEQAKLYDAAGADELCFLDITATHEARGTILDVVRRTAEVCFMPVTVGGGVRSADDARALLLAGADKVAVNSAAVARPELVADIADRFGSQCIVGSVDARRAGSNADGTPRWEIFTHGGRKPTGIDALDHALRLAELGAGELLVTSMDGDGTKQGYDLALTRAIADAVAIPVIASGGVGTLDHLVEGVVEGHASAVLAASIFHFGQHTIAEAHRALAAAGVPVRVPVTGE; via the coding sequence ATGACCGTCCGCACCCGTGTCATTCCCTGCCTCGACGTCGCCAATGGACGCGTGGTGAAGGGTGTCAATTTCGTCGACCTGAAGGATGCCGGCGATCCGGTCGAGCAGGCGAAACTCTATGACGCGGCCGGGGCGGACGAGCTGTGCTTCCTCGACATCACCGCGACCCATGAGGCGCGCGGCACCATCCTGGACGTGGTGCGCCGCACCGCCGAGGTCTGCTTCATGCCCGTCACCGTGGGCGGCGGCGTGCGCAGCGCGGACGATGCGCGCGCGCTGCTGCTTGCCGGAGCGGACAAGGTCGCCGTCAACAGCGCGGCGGTCGCCCGGCCCGAACTGGTCGCCGACATTGCCGACCGATTCGGCAGCCAGTGCATCGTCGGATCGGTCGACGCCCGGCGCGCCGGATCAAATGCCGACGGCACGCCGCGCTGGGAAATCTTCACCCATGGCGGGCGGAAGCCGACCGGCATCGACGCGCTGGACCATGCGCTGCGCCTGGCCGAGCTGGGCGCGGGGGAATTGCTGGTCACGTCCATGGACGGGGACGGCACGAAGCAGGGCTATGACCTGGCGCTGACCCGCGCGATCGCCGATGCGGTGGCGATCCCGGTGATCGCCAGCGGCGGCGTCGGCACGCTGGACCATCTCGTCGAGGGCGTGGTCGAGGGCCATGCCAGCGCCGTGCTGGCCGCCTCCATCTTCCATTTCGGCCAGCACACGATCGCGGAGGCGCATCGGGCGCTGGCGGCGGCGGGCGTGCCGGTGCGCGTGCCGGTGACGGGAGAATGA
- the hisA gene encoding 1-(5-phosphoribosyl)-5-[(5-phosphoribosylamino)methylideneamino]imidazole-4-carboxamide isomerase — protein sequence MSLIVFPAIDLKGGQVVRLAEGDMDRATVYGDNPAAQALLFAEAGAQHLHVVDLDGSFAGHAVNAEAVEKIVEAFPGHVQLGGGIRNRESVERWFDLGVSRIVIGTAALKDPAFVKAAARDFPGGIVVAVDARDGFVATDGWAEKSDMAVIDLARRFEDAGVASLLFTDVGRDGMLKGCNVDATVDLARATDIPVIASGGVAGIADIRILSLHADDGIEGVITGRALYDGRLDLKTALAVAQAAA from the coding sequence ATGTCGCTGATCGTCTTTCCCGCCATCGACCTCAAAGGGGGGCAGGTCGTCCGCCTCGCCGAGGGCGACATGGACCGCGCCACCGTCTATGGCGACAATCCAGCCGCGCAGGCCCTGCTCTTCGCTGAAGCGGGCGCCCAGCATCTCCACGTAGTCGATCTCGACGGCAGCTTTGCCGGCCACGCGGTCAATGCCGAAGCCGTCGAGAAGATCGTGGAAGCCTTTCCCGGCCATGTCCAGCTGGGCGGCGGCATCCGCAACCGGGAATCGGTCGAGCGCTGGTTCGACCTGGGCGTATCGCGCATCGTGATCGGCACGGCGGCGCTGAAAGACCCCGCCTTCGTCAAGGCGGCGGCGCGCGACTTTCCCGGTGGCATCGTCGTCGCGGTCGATGCGCGCGACGGCTTCGTCGCGACCGACGGCTGGGCGGAAAAGAGCGACATGGCCGTCATCGACCTCGCCCGCCGGTTCGAGGATGCGGGCGTGGCCAGCCTGCTGTTCACCGATGTCGGCCGCGACGGGATGCTCAAGGGCTGCAATGTCGACGCGACCGTGGATCTCGCCCGCGCCACCGACATTCCGGTGATCGCCAGCGGCGGCGTGGCGGGGATCGCGGACATCCGCATCCTCAGCCTCCATGCCGATGACGGGATAGAGGGCGTCATCACCGGCCGCGCGCTCTATGATGGCCGCCTCGATCTCAAGACCGCTCTGGCGGTAGCGCAGGCGGCGGCATAA
- the hisH gene encoding imidazole glycerol phosphate synthase subunit HisH, with product MIALIDYGAGNLHSVHNALRKAGADDVVITADADLVRRADRIVLPGVGAFRACRDALVAIPGMVEAMGEAVGQRGTPFLGVCVGMQLLADAGEEFGRHEGLGWIPGTVRRIEPGDAAIKVPHMGWNDVVLNRADQGISTLLEAGEAYFLHSYHFEAADPAHVAATTDHGGPLVAAVARDTIIGCQFHPEKSQRYGLSFLARFLNWRP from the coding sequence ATGATCGCCCTGATCGACTATGGCGCGGGCAATCTCCATTCGGTCCATAATGCCCTGCGCAAGGCCGGGGCGGACGATGTCGTCATCACCGCCGACGCCGATCTGGTGCGCCGGGCCGACCGGATCGTCCTGCCGGGCGTGGGCGCCTTCCGCGCGTGCCGCGACGCTCTGGTGGCGATCCCCGGCATGGTCGAGGCGATGGGCGAGGCGGTGGGCCAGCGCGGCACGCCCTTTCTGGGCGTGTGCGTTGGGATGCAGCTGCTCGCCGACGCGGGCGAGGAGTTCGGCCGGCATGAGGGGCTGGGCTGGATTCCCGGCACGGTGCGGCGGATCGAACCGGGCGACGCCGCGATCAAGGTGCCGCACATGGGCTGGAACGATGTGGTCCTGAATAGAGCGGACCAGGGGATTTCGACCCTGCTGGAGGCGGGCGAGGCCTATTTCCTGCACAGCTATCATTTCGAGGCGGCCGACCCCGCCCATGTCGCAGCGACGACCGACCATGGCGGGCCGCTGGTCGCCGCGGTCGCGCGCGACACCATCATCGGTTGCCAGTTCCACCCGGAAAAGAGCCAGCGCTACGGGCTGTCGTTCCTCGCGCGCTTCCTGAACTGGCGGCCGTGA
- a CDS encoding YciI family protein, protein MFIISLTYTAPIDVLDGHLADHRAWLDQGIADGWLLLAGRREPRTGGILMARGERAEIAAKAATDPFVANGAASFELIEFHPARAASVNLETLLP, encoded by the coding sequence ATGTTCATCATTTCGCTGACCTATACGGCGCCGATCGATGTGCTGGACGGCCATCTGGCGGATCATCGCGCCTGGCTGGACCAGGGGATCGCCGATGGCTGGCTGCTGCTGGCCGGACGGCGCGAGCCGCGCACCGGGGGTATATTGATGGCGCGGGGCGAGCGGGCGGAGATCGCGGCCAAGGCGGCGACCGATCCTTTCGTCGCCAATGGCGCTGCATCCTTCGAGCTCATCGAGTTCCATCCGGCACGGGCCGCCAGCGTCAATCTGGAGACATTGCTGCCATGA
- the hisB gene encoding imidazoleglycerol-phosphate dehydratase HisB has protein sequence MRKAEIHRNTAETQIDVTVNLDGTGLYTVSTGIGFFDHMIEQLSRHSLIDMDVKTVGDLHVDQHHTTEDTAIAIGEAVAKALGDKRGISRYGNVYSPMDETLTRVSLDISGRPWLVCKLPFTVQKIGEWDTEMVEHFFHSFAQAAGITLHIEFLYGSNNHHIVESAFKGLARALRQAVEIDPRKADAIPSTKGIL, from the coding sequence ATGCGCAAGGCCGAGATTCACCGCAACACGGCGGAAACCCAGATCGACGTCACCGTCAACCTCGACGGGACGGGCCTTTATACGGTGTCGACGGGCATCGGCTTTTTCGATCATATGATCGAGCAACTGTCGCGCCATTCGCTGATCGACATGGATGTGAAGACTGTCGGCGACCTGCATGTCGACCAGCATCACACCACCGAGGACACGGCGATCGCGATCGGCGAGGCGGTGGCGAAGGCGCTGGGCGACAAGCGCGGCATCAGCCGGTACGGCAATGTCTATTCGCCGATGGACGAGACGCTGACCCGCGTGTCGCTCGACATTTCGGGGCGTCCCTGGCTGGTGTGCAAGCTGCCCTTCACCGTGCAGAAGATCGGCGAGTGGGACACCGAGATGGTGGAACATTTCTTCCACAGCTTCGCCCAGGCCGCCGGCATCACGCTGCACATCGAATTTCTCTATGGCAGCAACAACCACCATATCGTCGAAAGCGCGTTCAAGGGGCTGGCCCGCGCGCTGCGGCAAGCGGTGGAGATCGACCCGCGCAAGGCGGATGCGATACCCTCGACCAAGGGCATTTTGTAA